In the Aquimarina spinulae genome, TTTTAATTATGATTACTTACTTATTTTATAAGTTTTATCTCCTTTTTTGATAATATACAATCCTTTTGAAAGGTTTTGTACCAAAGCTTCTTCTTCCTTTGCAGTTACCATTTTTTGAGTAATTAATACTCCTTGTATCGTATATACCAATATTTGATAAGGTCTATTTTTTGTATTGTTTCTTACTTTAAAAGCTCTTGAAGGAGGATCTCCTGCTCTTACTTTGAAGGGCAAACTAACTTCAGCGCTATAATCTGAGTTTCCTGCAAGAGTTTTTTCAATTCTTATCTGAAGTGTGTAATTACCAGCAGGTAGAGATGCTCCGCTAAAATAAGATCCTTTATCATCAAAATAAAACGAAATAAAAGGTCTATTTTGTCCAGAGTTTAATGGTTCTAACTTAAATACATTATTTGATGGTTTATAGAAAGCTACATTAGGATCATCATTGGCCCATAAATATACATGAACATAGGATGTTTCTGAAGGTGCATTTCCAATATTTTTAACCCCTACTTTAAAGTCCATTCCTTTACTGAAGATGCTTTTATATATATAATGACCTCCAACGACACAACCACTACCTGGAGCATAACAATCACTCTTGAAATCAGATTTTTGTAATTCTTCGAATTGAAGATTTGGATTACCTGTTACTACAGGACAACCATCATTAGAAGCTGGACCAGGTTCGTTAGGGCAATTATCTTGATAATTTTGTACCCCATCTCCATCAGAATCTCTGTTGTCCTGATTATCGCATGCATCACCAATTCCATCATTATCTTTATCTTCTTGATCAGTATTTGCTGTATTAGGGCAATTATCATCTGCGTCTGAGACACCATCTAAATCCGAATCTGGGCATTTAGAGAATTCCAATTTTGCTCTTACTCTATTATGTACGCCAGCTGCGATAAAATAATCGTTTATAGTAATTTTATTTATTGAGCCTGACAAAGAATTAATGCTATAAGTATATTCATAGGTATTATCGTCTACCTTTGTCCAATCAGAGATATTGGTTTTCTTAGTATCTGTTAATGAATTATCCTGCCAAAATTTAATTATCCTATCATTACCATAACTTATTGGTTTATCTACAGGAGTATACAATGTTATTTTTGCATCTGCAGAATTTAAACAGTCTTCACTATTTAAATTCTTATTGGTTAAAGTTATATTGTCATTACATTTTAAAAATCTATAACTAATCAATTCCCTCTCAATTCCCCCTATAGGCCCTCGAGCGTAATAAGTTATTAATACTTTTAACTCATTTGATGTTGTCGAAGTTATGGAAGATAGATCAAATATATAATGATATTCATTTCCAACTATTCTTACATCATTTTTTGTAATTCGCTTTTCTCTTATTGTAGTAAATGAACCGCTTTCTTTTTGTTGAAATTTGATATTAAAATAATTTCTATCACCTGAAAAAACTGGGGATGAAACAAGAACTTTTACAAGTGCCCTTGCCTTGTTTAGACAGTTTTCTGTATTATATGTTTTACCAATCAGTTTTATTGAATTTGAATAACTCGATTGAAGACTACATACAAATAGCAGAAAGAATATTATTTTTTTCATAATGTTTAGGTTTTAAAAGTTTTGTTAAAGAGTACCTAAGCAATTAAGGCACTCTTTATTTTAGATTTGTTTTATTCTATTAAATAACTTTGTATTAGTTTAATTTGTTACTTTGAAAATTCCTTTAAGTGATACTCCTTGTACTTTAGCTCCTTTAGTTGCCGTTGCAGTTTTAGGATCTACAATATACACATGTGTTTCTGTAGCAGTAGAAGCACTTATATACGCTTTGCCATCTTCTACAAACATCGGAGAAGTATATCTCTGACCATGAATTGGCACTCCTTGTACATCGGTTACTGTCTTATTGACCAAATCAATTACAACCATTTTCAAAACGTCTTTTTCTAAAAATGCTTTCCAAGGACCGATAGTGTCATCTATAATAATTCTTGCTATAGCTTTACCATTGCCTACATAATCCATCCAGAAAATTTTCCCACCATTCGGCGCATTTTCTACATCAAAGAAATAATCTTTATCGAATTCTGTAGTTCCGTTTTTAATTCTTAAAATACCTGAAGGCTTTGTTACAGAAGTAAAACCAGCACTTAATGCAGAACTTGAATTTGAATAGATATCCCCATTTTCAGTTTTTTCGATCCCTGTACTATGCCCATTAATTCCTATCGGACTGGTTCTATCATCATAGATTATTTTTTCTAATTCGAATTCGGGATATTTAAAAACAGCAACATAGGCTCTACCTACATCAACTGTTACTGTACTGCCATCTGCTAAGAGTTTTTGATAAGAAACAAACAATTTATCACCTTGTAAAACCATACCAGTAACCCACGGAATCGTTCCTGGATTAGCAGCAGTACCATCACCCACAGTAATATCAATTGGATGTTCTACTATTTTCTGTAATTTTCCAGTTTCAGCATCTATAATATGAAATCTTTTATCAGATAATGCTTGTATAGATCCTTCTTGAGATGTTCCGCCAAAAGTCAATTCTACAGCCAATAATGTATTATCATCTATTGCTGCATAGTTATTCAAAGTAGATTCAAAAGTAAAGTTTCCTTTTTCTACTAATTTACTTTCCGTGTCTAAACCATAAGCTATACATTTATCATCATCACCATATCCCACGGTAAAAACTGTATTTTCGACACCATGAAAGAACCTCCAACCTTTTTGTGGTATTCCTTGTCCCTCTACAGAAATTTCACCTGTTGTAAGGGACTCTAATGAAGGTAGTTCTAAAATATAATCTACCGAAGATGCGTCCCCTACAGGAAACGCCTCAAATCCTACTACATATTTTGAAGTAGAAGTTTGGGAGGAATCTACAATAGCCCCTCTATCATCATCACTACTACAAGAAGTAGTTAGTATTGATACTACTGCTAGCAGCATCAAATATTTAATACAATTTATTATTTTCATTATGATATGATTTATAGTTATTACTAGTTTTTGTTTGTTAAATAGTATCTTAATTTTACATAGAAAGCTCGTCCCGGCTGTTGTATTTCAAAATTATCATACACTTTCTTGTCAGTTACATTTCTTGCCTGTACAGAGATATTATAAGTCCCTTTTTTAAAAGAATATCCTAGTTGTACATTATGTGACAATTGTTCTGGTATAATAGCCCTCTCGTTTGGATCTCCTTCTACAAAAGAGGTTAGTGGATAATCATGTACGTAGTATGAACCCCAGGAGAATGTTACTTGATCGTTGGTAGAAAAAATATCTTTTAAATTACATCCTATTCTGGCATTACCGAATAGATATGGAATATTAGCAATTCGTTGATTTTTTAGAAAATCGACCCCAGAATTCTCTCCTACATTACGATCAATAATATTTTGATAGGTTGCATTAAGATCCAGAAATAGAATATCATTATATAATGTTCTAATTTCGCCTTCTACTCCTGTACTTCTTGCTGCTGCCGTATTATAAAACTTAGAAAAAATTCCTTCAGATCGAATTGCAACAAAATTCTCTGATTCTCTAAGGAAAACGTTAGTATCAAAACGCAATTTGAACTTATTAATATCTGTATTTAAAAGAACTCCAAGATTTGCATTATAACTCTCTTCTGGTAATAACTCTGGATTTGATTTCAACAAAAAACCATCTCCAAAAACCTCATAGCCATCAGGGATCCTGAATGTTTTCTCAAACGAACCTTTTACCTGAACGTGATCTGAAAATTTATAGGTCGATGCAAATCCATACCCTAACTCTTCGAATGTATTCTCAATCTTTGTAAAACGATCTGCTTCTACATTAGTAAATACATCTTCAATAATACCTTCTGAGTTTAGTAAATATCCTTTCGCAAATAGCGTGGTATTCCAGGTAGCATCAAATAAGCTCAAATCATAGGATACACCAAATATATTTTTGTCTATAATATGAGGGTCATTAAAAGGTATTCTTCCCACTCTGGCAGGATCTTCACCTCTTCTTTTAATATAATTCTTGGTAAAATTAATATTGAACTTACTCTTGTCATTGATCTTATAACTCCCATAAGCATTAATCAGATGTGTATTATCCTTAAACTCAAATAAGGTTTTACTGAATTCGAGTTCTCCTAAGTTTTGATCCCCTCTTTCTATAAAATTACCAAACCAATCATATTTTCGTGCAGAAGTATCTACTACTTTGTCATTATTTTGACCAATAGAAGCATAAAGTTTTACTTTCAGTTTTTCCTTGAGTAGATTTGCTTTCTCAAAAGTGACAGAAGCTTTAATTACACCATTCTCTGTAAAAACTTCACCAAATGGATTCTGAGGATCAATAGGATGCTGAATCTCATTTTTATTAGCCGATGCGGTAATCCCAACCAGTAATTTATCTGCAAATTTTTTATCTACAAAACCAGTTTCAATACGGATCATTTGAGAATTATATGCGTCATGAAATCGTCTTACATTATCACGCCTAATCCCTGTATCGTTCCCCAGTTCATCCCTTATTTCAATACCATCTATCTTATAGTCATTATCAGAATAATTATAAAAAGAAGAAACTTTTACAGCAAAGCCTTTTTTACCATAATATTGCCCATTTATCGTAGCACGATGTGTATTAAAAGAACCTGTATCATAGGAAACATCCAGAAAATTATTTTTACGTTGGTTTGTAATGATGTTTACTGCACCTCCCAAAGCATCTGCTCCTAAATATATGGGAACAACACCTTTATAGACCTCGGCTCTGTCTACCAAAGTTGCCGGAAAATTATTTAGTGACAATGAGCTTCCGAAATTTTCTAAAGGAATACCATCGATAAAAAATTTAACTTGTTTGCCGGATAAACCGTTTAATGAAAAGTCAAAACCAGAGCCTAAACCTCCTCTTTGTCTTACATTAACACCAGGAATAGTCATTAAAATAGAGTTAACATCTACGCTTACATTTTTAAGTCCTTTGGTCTGTACAACTTCAACTTCGAATGCTTTTTCTCTTGTATTTCGAGCGTTAGATTTTGCATTTACAATTACATCACTTAGTTGCTTAATATCTTCTTGTAAAACAATTGTTAAGGATGTAGTTGTTGAATTACTTACTGCTATCTTCTTTATGTAGTTTTTAAAACCTACAAAACTAGCTTTTAGAGTATAGGATCCCGGAGGTATTTTTAAACTAAAGTTACCATCAAAATCACTTACAGTCCCTTTATCTTGAAGTTCTAAAACCTGTATAGATGCTTCGGGAATCGGATTAGAATCCTGATCCAAAACCACACCTGTTACCTTGCTCTGAGCGTTACAGACCATTGCGTATAAAAGCAGAAAAAAAAGACAACTGTTTTTTCTTAAAATAATCACTGACATTACAATTTTTTTTAAACAATTTAGTTTAGACTTTATATTATTATTTATATTTGGTCTAAATAAATTTAATTGCAAAATTAGTATCTAGGGAAAGAGAAAAATGACGCATCATGGATAAAAAAAGACGCAATAAAGAGTCTTCAAAAACAACAAACTCAAACAATCAAAATAAATGCACATTACATACTGTTACAGAACTAATTAATACCCAGGAACACTGTGGTATACTTACAAAAAAATTTCAATTCCTACCAGAATATGGAGATGGTTATATAGAGTACAATCATTTTGATGGGTTACATATAGCAATTTTTGATGTATCCTTAAACAAGGATTTCGATATTCATGGGACATATGCGATAAATGCCCTAGAGCTTTCTTACCTAATTGATGGTGAACAAATCATTAAAATTAATGGAAAAAATTATGATCTGATTTATGAAAGCCAGGAAAGTTACCTCGTATATATATCCCAAACTTCTGGATCTATTAAATATCATAAAAACAAATATTTTAAAGAGATTAAGATTAGAATGAGTCTGGATTTTATTAAAAAACATAAACTCGACTCAGCATATGGAATTCGTGAAAAATATGAACTAGAAAAACAGGATAAAGAGTTTACAAAACCTCTATGTACCAAAACCCAGGAAATACTTGCAGAGCTATTAACCGATACTCGACAAGGTCTATTAAAACGTTTATTTCTAGAATCAAAAGTACTAGAGTTACTTTCTCTACAATTAGACATACAAAAGAATGCTAAAACTGAAATCTCAAATACCGATAACCTAATTAAAAAGCTATATGAAGTTCAGTTTATTATAAGCTCTGATTTAACCATTCAATATTCTGTTCACGAATTAACCCGTATGGTTGGACTTAATGACTTTATACTTAAAAAAGAATTTAAACGTGTTTTTGGTACTACAATCTTTGAATATGCTTTGAATTTGAGAATGAGTAAAGCAAAAAAATTATTGCAACACGGAAAAAAACCGATATATGAGATTTCAGAATTAGTAGGCTATAAAAATTCTACTCATTTTACTGCTGCTTTTAAAAAGCTCGAAGGCATTACTCCTAAAAAGTACAGACAAAAAGGATTGGAAACAATAGGATAAAACAACTGTGATATGCATATATCCTCTTAAACAAGTTCGACATACTAATTTATCCGATTATTTTGCAGGATATCATTATATTCTTCATGAAATAAAACCCCTAAGACTAATTCCTCTAACCCATCCAAAATTTCTGGAGTTAATTTAAAATTAATTTCCACCTGTGGAGTATTACATTTTATGGTTTTATAAAAATTTTGATTATCGCAATTATCGCATTGACATCCTTTTCGGGCAGAACGAATAACAGTAAGAAATGTTTTTATTTCTTTGTTATTCATCAAAACGGCAATATCACCTATTTGCAGTTGTATTTTTTGTTTTGCCTCGTTTTCGTCATTATTTTTTTTTACCCTATAGGCGGCACCAGTGCTATTACAATACAATGGATCTAAAATATACATATCTATTAAATTTCGATATTCAAATTTATTGTATTATTTTTATTTAGAATAATTAAAAATAATATATTTTTGTAGAAATATTTAATTGTAACCATTATGGAAAAAATTGGCTTGTTCTATGGATCAGATACCGGATGTACTGATGATATCACCAAAGATTTTGTTTCTCTTTGGGGTAGTGAAGAGTTAGACGTGCGAGAAATTGATGATGTATCTAAAGAGGATTTTGATCAATTTAAAATCCTAATTTTAGGATTATCA is a window encoding:
- a CDS encoding thrombospondin type 3 repeat-containing protein, translating into MKKIIFFLLFVCSLQSSYSNSIKLIGKTYNTENCLNKARALVKVLVSSPVFSGDRNYFNIKFQQKESGSFTTIREKRITKNDVRIVGNEYHYIFDLSSITSTTSNELKVLITYYARGPIGGIERELISYRFLKCNDNITLTNKNLNSEDCLNSADAKITLYTPVDKPISYGNDRIIKFWQDNSLTDTKKTNISDWTKVDDNTYEYTYSINSLSGSINKITINDYFIAAGVHNRVRAKLEFSKCPDSDLDGVSDADDNCPNTANTDQEDKDNDGIGDACDNQDNRDSDGDGVQNYQDNCPNEPGPASNDGCPVVTGNPNLQFEELQKSDFKSDCYAPGSGCVVGGHYIYKSIFSKGMDFKVGVKNIGNAPSETSYVHVYLWANDDPNVAFYKPSNNVFKLEPLNSGQNRPFISFYFDDKGSYFSGASLPAGNYTLQIRIEKTLAGNSDYSAEVSLPFKVRAGDPPSRAFKVRNNTKNRPYQILVYTIQGVLITQKMVTAKEEEALVQNLSKGLYIIKKGDKTYKISK
- a CDS encoding DUF4374 domain-containing protein, which encodes MKIINCIKYLMLLAVVSILTTSCSSDDDRGAIVDSSQTSTSKYVVGFEAFPVGDASSVDYILELPSLESLTTGEISVEGQGIPQKGWRFFHGVENTVFTVGYGDDDKCIAYGLDTESKLVEKGNFTFESTLNNYAAIDDNTLLAVELTFGGTSQEGSIQALSDKRFHIIDAETGKLQKIVEHPIDITVGDGTAANPGTIPWVTGMVLQGDKLFVSYQKLLADGSTVTVDVGRAYVAVFKYPEFELEKIIYDDRTSPIGINGHSTGIEKTENGDIYSNSSSALSAGFTSVTKPSGILRIKNGTTEFDKDYFFDVENAPNGGKIFWMDYVGNGKAIARIIIDDTIGPWKAFLEKDVLKMVVIDLVNKTVTDVQGVPIHGQRYTSPMFVEDGKAYISASTATETHVYIVDPKTATATKGAKVQGVSLKGIFKVTN
- a CDS encoding TonB-dependent receptor, with protein sequence MSVIILRKNSCLFFLLLYAMVCNAQSKVTGVVLDQDSNPIPEASIQVLELQDKGTVSDFDGNFSLKIPPGSYTLKASFVGFKNYIKKIAVSNSTTTSLTIVLQEDIKQLSDVIVNAKSNARNTREKAFEVEVVQTKGLKNVSVDVNSILMTIPGVNVRQRGGLGSGFDFSLNGLSGKQVKFFIDGIPLENFGSSLSLNNFPATLVDRAEVYKGVVPIYLGADALGGAVNIITNQRKNNFLDVSYDTGSFNTHRATINGQYYGKKGFAVKVSSFYNYSDNDYKIDGIEIRDELGNDTGIRRDNVRRFHDAYNSQMIRIETGFVDKKFADKLLVGITASANKNEIQHPIDPQNPFGEVFTENGVIKASVTFEKANLLKEKLKVKLYASIGQNNDKVVDTSARKYDWFGNFIERGDQNLGELEFSKTLFEFKDNTHLINAYGSYKINDKSKFNINFTKNYIKRRGEDPARVGRIPFNDPHIIDKNIFGVSYDLSLFDATWNTTLFAKGYLLNSEGIIEDVFTNVEADRFTKIENTFEELGYGFASTYKFSDHVQVKGSFEKTFRIPDGYEVFGDGFLLKSNPELLPEESYNANLGVLLNTDINKFKLRFDTNVFLRESENFVAIRSEGIFSKFYNTAAARSTGVEGEIRTLYNDILFLDLNATYQNIIDRNVGENSGVDFLKNQRIANIPYLFGNARIGCNLKDIFSTNDQVTFSWGSYYVHDYPLTSFVEGDPNERAIIPEQLSHNVQLGYSFKKGTYNISVQARNVTDKKVYDNFEIQQPGRAFYVKLRYYLTNKN
- a CDS encoding AraC family transcriptional regulator → MDKKRRNKESSKTTNSNNQNKCTLHTVTELINTQEHCGILTKKFQFLPEYGDGYIEYNHFDGLHIAIFDVSLNKDFDIHGTYAINALELSYLIDGEQIIKINGKNYDLIYESQESYLVYISQTSGSIKYHKNKYFKEIKIRMSLDFIKKHKLDSAYGIREKYELEKQDKEFTKPLCTKTQEILAELLTDTRQGLLKRLFLESKVLELLSLQLDIQKNAKTEISNTDNLIKKLYEVQFIISSDLTIQYSVHELTRMVGLNDFILKKEFKRVFGTTIFEYALNLRMSKAKKLLQHGKKPIYEISELVGYKNSTHFTAAFKKLEGITPKKYRQKGLETIG